The genomic window CAGGGCTCGCTCTCCGCAATCCGGGAAATTGATCCGAAGCTTATTGACGAGTGGGGCCCGAAAGACCGCCTTGACGGGTTTACAGCTGTAAACTCGGATGAAGAGGGAGATGGTTTCGATACCCTGATGACCAGTATCAAGGAAGATGGCCAACAGGTGCCTATCCTTGTGCGCCGGTCAAACATTGACGGGCGCTACGAGGTTATTTATGGTCGACGCCGCCTCAAAGCTTGCCGTGAGTTGGGGCTGAAGGTCCGTGCCAACGTCGAAGACCTTGATGACGCCTCAGCCTTGCTTGCCAAAGGCCTTGAGAATGCAGCACGACGCAATCTTTCATTTTATGAAAAAGCGCGCTTCGCAGCCGTTATCCAAGTTGCAGGACATGACACCAAGACTGTTCGCCAAGTGCTGAGCCTCTCGGCTCCCGGATTGTCCCATCTCACTAAAGTCACCGAGAATGTGCCAGATGATGTGGGTGTCGCAATCGGCGCTGCCCAAAAGTCGGGCCGCCCGAAGTGGACGGCGCTCGCAGACGCCTTCATAACAAAGAAGGTTTCTGCAAGCGCTGCATTTGCGATCCTCTCAAAGCTAGAACCTGACCTTTCGTCGGATGACCGTCTTGATAGGCTCCTGGCCGAGATCGCGCGACGCGGCGCGCGCCCGAAAGAGGGCAGGGCGGTTACGCCTGCTCCCGGAGTAACGATTAAATCTAGCAAGTCTTCCGTCACCCTCGCGGTCAAAAAGACCGGCAAGGATGGCGACTTCGGGGCATGGCTCGACGGGCACCTCGAAGCGATTATCAAGAAATCCTACCAGGAGTTTACAGCTGTAAACCCTGAGGATGAAACCTGAGGAACGAGTAGAAAGGAGGAAGGCGAACAAAGAAAACCCCCGAAACCAAGGTTCCGAGGGCTGCTGCGCAGAGCGCATATCTTAGATTTGACACCTAGATTCTAGCAGCCACCGAATCACCTTACAAGGAAAAACGCTCTTGAGCGTCCGGGAAACCTTTGTCTGCTGGCAAAACAATGGAAAAATCTAGTGATGCTCCATATGGAGCGACTGAGACAGGCATGCCTCAGAACGGTGGAGGTATGTCCAATATCAACAAACCGTCAGGTTGGCGGAAAGCTTCGGCTGGACTGGCCACAGCAGAGCAACTTGCCCAAGCCGGTGAACGGGTAGCTGTACCCAAAACAAGGGCATTCGTGGCGGTTAAACGCGTGGGCGCTCATATCGGCCTGAAGGCGGGCGACATGATGCTTCTCGACACGCTCGGGGCCTTTACGCGGGCCCAGGACTGGGAAGAGGGCAGGCGGCCGATCGTGTGGGCGTCGAACGCCTATCTGATGGAACAGACGGGATTCTCGCTGTCTGCCCTAAAGCGCCATGCGCGGCGTTTGGCGGAGGCAGGGGCCATTGCCTTCCAGGATAGCCCCAATGGTAAGCGGTGGGGCAGGCGGAACGCGGACGGCGTCATTATCGAGGCATACGGCTTTGATCTGTCGCCTTTGTCGGCCCGTGTGGAGGAATTTGAGCAGCTGCACGCTGAGTTGCAGGCCGAGCGCGCGCTCTGTCAGCGCCTGAAACGCCAGATCACCGTGGCGCGGCGCATGATCCGCGCACGCATCGAGGCGGCCACCAGCGGCGCGCTGAGAGGCCCCTGGGCGCAATTCACCGGCGCGTTCGAGGATCTTCTGGGCCGTTTGCCACGTCGTAACGAAGCCTCTGAGCGTCTCATGCGGCTTCTGACGTGGTTCAAAGAGCTTCAGGGGCGCGTGGAGGCCGCCTATCTCAAAGCGACTCAGCCAGCTGAGGTTGTGGACAACACGTCTGAATCGACTGAACAAGTGTCTATTAAGACTCAAGATATGGACCCCAGCGGGGCCATTTCCGACCCTCATATACTAATTACAAATCAACTTATTCCTGTAAC from Octadecabacter sp. SW4 includes these protein-coding regions:
- the repC gene encoding plasmid replication protein RepC; translated protein: MSNINKPSGWRKASAGLATAEQLAQAGERVAVPKTRAFVAVKRVGAHIGLKAGDMMLLDTLGAFTRAQDWEEGRRPIVWASNAYLMEQTGFSLSALKRHARRLAEAGAIAFQDSPNGKRWGRRNADGVIIEAYGFDLSPLSARVEEFEQLHAELQAERALCQRLKRQITVARRMIRARIEAATSGALRGPWAQFTGAFEDLLGRLPRRNEASERLMRLLTWFKELQGRVEAAYLKATQPAEVVDNTSESTEQVSIKTQDMDPSGAISDPHILITNQLIPVTCNSSEKEDAAGVVPNAPPEEQVDRGLEDWVAGVRKKRAALDLPVVMQACPEFASWARNMGGYLKDWGDLHRVAGQLRPMIGISEHAWNVAQEQLGTQVATAALVLVFEKHSAGEVVSPGGYLRGMVEKAGAGELHLERSFFGRLSGVAA
- the repB gene encoding plasmid partitioning protein RepB, whose amino-acid sequence is MARKSLQGLSGIAKTIADSGPRTADRKPNTSAPALGALQGSLSAIREIDPKLIDEWGPKDRLDGFTAVNSDEEGDGFDTLMTSIKEDGQQVPILVRRSNIDGRYEVIYGRRRLKACRELGLKVRANVEDLDDASALLAKGLENAARRNLSFYEKARFAAVIQVAGHDTKTVRQVLSLSAPGLSHLTKVTENVPDDVGVAIGAAQKSGRPKWTALADAFITKKVSASAAFAILSKLEPDLSSDDRLDRLLAEIARRGARPKEGRAVTPAPGVTIKSSKSSVTLAVKKTGKDGDFGAWLDGHLEAIIKKSYQEFTAVNPEDET